The genome window CGGCGCCAACATGGGCATTTTCGGCAATTCCACCGATGAAGCCGCCTACATGAGCTACTTCGTCGACAGCGAAGGCAAGCCCGCCAACGGCGCGCGCCACAGCTACACCGTGCACTTTGCCAAGGACCAACTGCCGCCGGCTGATGCGTTCTGGTCGCTGACCATGTACGACGCCAAGACCAAGCTGTTGGTGCCCAACCACAAGAAACGCTACCTGATCAATTCGCGGATGCTACCCAACCTCAAGCGTGACGCCGATGGCGGCCTGACATTGGCCCTGCAGCACCACGAACCGCCGAAGGCCGAGCAAAGCAACTGGTTGCCGGCGCCACCGGGTCCGTTCTACGCCGTACTGCGCATTTACCTGCCCAAGCCTGAGGTGGGTAACGGTCAATGGAAGCTGCCACCGTTGACACCGCTCAAGTAACACCACGTGCCCGGTCGCAACAGGGTTAGACCGGGCACGTAAACCCCTGCTATCAGGCCGATACAAGGATGGATGACGCCATGATTTCACGTGCACGATTGCATGGTTTTTGCGCCATGCCGCTGTTCCTCGGTGCATTCGCCAGCTGCGGCGTATCCGCCGCCACGCTGCCGAACCTGGGCAGCAGCGCCGCCGCCCCCAAGGCTGACCCAGAGACCTGCCATCGCCTGCAACAGGATTTCGACATTGACCTCAAGCAAGTGGTCAAGGCCGGCTGCGACCCATCGACAGAACAAATCGCCAAGCTGATGGATAACCCGGTGGGCAACCTGGTGCTGTTGTTCAACCAGTTCGACTACAGCGCCCTCAAAGGCCCGCACAGCAACGGCACGCGCTACCTGGGCAAATACAGTTTCATGCCGACCTTCCCGGTTTCCATCGGCGAGGATTGGAACCTGATCAACCGCCTGCCGGTGAGCTATGTGAGTGCGCCGGTCAATGCCAAGGCCGGCAACCTGGCCGGCCTGAGCCCTTACGGCGTGCTGACCGACCATGACTTCCCGTCGGTGGTCAACGACCCGTTTGATCGCACCTCAGGCTTTGGTGACCTTGCCTACGTCGGCGTGTTTTCGCCCAAGCAGCCGATCCGCTTTGCCAACGGCGGCAAACTGGTCTGGGGCTTTGGCCCGACCGCGATGTTTCCCACCGCAGAAAAAGACGTCCTGGGCACCGGCAAATACTCGCTGGGCCCGGCGTTTGTCGCGGCGTACCTGGGCGAGGACTGGACCCTCGGCCTCTTTCCCCAGCACTGGTGGTCGGTGGGCGGCGATGCGCAGCGCAAGGACGTGAGCCTGACCAATATCCAATATTTCATCCAGCGCGCGATTCCCGGCCCCGGCCAATGGCGGGTGGGCATGACGCCCAACATCACGGTGAACTGGAAGGCCGAAGGCGGCAACAAGGTCAACTTTCCCATCGGCATCGGTGCCGGGCGCATCGTCAATTTCGGCAAATTGCCGGTACGCATTTCCGGTGAAGTGCAGTACTCGGTGATCCACGCCGACGACCTGATCAGCAGCCGCTGGAATTTCCGTCTGTCGTTTATCCCGGTGATTCCCACCTTCATGCTTTGAACGAGGTGTGCCATGACAGCACTCAACGATGTGACCGCCTTGCAAGCCAGCATGGCCGAAAGCGTGCTCGGGCAGGACCAGGTGATCCGCCAGATCCTGATTGGCCTGTTAGCCAACGGCCATCTGTTGCTGGAAAGCCTGCCGGGGTTGGCCAAGACCCGCACGGTGAAGGCACTGGCGCGACACCTCGATGCGAAGATGAGCCGCATCCAGTTCACCCCGGACCTGCTGCCCTCGGACATCACCGGCGCCGAAGTGCTGCACCAGGTCGAAGGGCAGAACCAGATCCGCTTCCAGCCCGGCCCGCTGTTCGGCAACCTGATCCTCGCCGATGAAATCAACCGCGCACCGGCCAAGGTCCAGGCGGCTTTGCTCGAAGCCATGGAAGAACGGCAGATCACCGTGGCCGGCGCCAGTCACCCGCTGCCGCCACTGTTTATCGTGGTCGCCACGCAAAACCCCATCGAACAGGAAGGCACCTACCCGCTGCCTGAAGCGCAGATGGACCGCTTTGTGATGAAGCTGCTGCTGGACTACCCCAGCGCCGACAACGAAAGCCAGGTGCTGCGCCTGTTGCGCGAAGAGGAACAGGCCGCCGCCGCCCAAGCCGTGCAGGGTTTTACCCTGGGGCAAGACGTTATCTTCGCCGCACGCCAGGAAGTCAGCGCGATCCAGGTCGCCCCCGCCATCGACCGCTACCTGATCGACCTGATCAACGCCACCCGCCACCCCGCCGACTACGACGCCGACCTGGCGCGCTGGATCAGCCTCGGCGCCAGCCCGCGTGGCGGCATCGGCCTGGACCGTTGCGCACGGGCCGATGCGTGGTTGCAAGGCCAGGCCTTTGTCACGCCGGATAATGTCCAGGCGGTCGTCCACCCGGTGCTGCGTCATCGCCTGCAACTGAGCTATGACGCGGTGGCAGACGGCGTGACCGCGGATCAGGTGCTCGACCGCCTGCTGAGCAAAGTGGCACTCCCCGCATGAACGCCGACGGGTTTGTCTATGTCAGCCTGGGGCAGTTGATGGCCTTGCAGTTCCAGGCCCGCGACCTGAGCTTTGTGGCGCGCCAGCCGCAAGGCAGCCTGCTGGCGGGCAACCATGCTTCGCGACTGCGTGGGCGCGGCCTGAATTTCGATGAACTGCGCCGCTACCAGCCGGGCGACGACCTGCGCCACCTGGATTGGCGCGCCTCATTGCGCACCGGCAAACCGGTGGTGCGTACCTTCACCGAAGAGCGCGACCGTCCAGCCTTGATCGTGGTGGACCAGCGCATGTCGATGTTTTTCGGTTCGGTGCGCAGCTTCAAATCGGCCGTCGCCGCTGAACTTGGCGCACTGGCGGCGTGGATGGTGTTCAACGCGGGTGACCGCGTCGGCGGCCTGGTCTTCAACGATCAACGCATCGACAGCGTGGCGCCATTGCGCAGCCGCAAGCGCGTGGAAGCCTTGTGCAGCCGCATCGCCCAGCAAAACGGCGAATTGGCGGCGCGCAATCCGGACCACGAAGGCGACGACCAATTGGACAAGGTCTTGCGCCAATGCGTGGCCGTGGCGGGCCATGACCATTTGATCTGCCTGGTCAGTGACTTTGCCGGTGCAGGGCCGCACACCTTGCAGCTGTTGCAACAGCTGTCGGCGCATAACGATGTGGTCGCACTGCAGGTGTACGACCCTCTGGCCCTCAATGTGCCGAGCCGGGGCCAGCTACGCGTCACTCAGGGCCAGTTGCAGGTGGAACTGGCGGTGAATCAGCGCCAGGTGCGCCAGCCCCTGGGGGACTTTCTCGGCGGGCGCTTGAAGGATGTGGCCAGCCTGCTGCGCCGCAGCCAGGTGCCGCTGTTGATGATCAGCACCGCCCTGCCCGCTGCCGAGCAACTGCGCAGTGAATTGGGGAAGCGGCGGTGAACACGCATGTGCCAAGCATCGAGCAACTCCAGGAGTTGAGCTTGCCCGCGCCCGTCAGCTATTGGCCGCAGACCTGGGGCTGGGGCGTGTTGCTCGGCGTGTTGGTGTTGGGGCTGTTGGTCCTGGCAGCCCGCAGGTGGCTGCAATGGCGCCGTGATGCGTATCGGCGCGAAGCCCTGGCGCACCTGGACACCTTGGCGGACCTGCGTGAACTGCCCGAACTGCTCAAGCGCGTGGCACTGTCGATGCCGCTTTCGTCTGAAGAAAAACAACGCATCCCCACCCTGCGCGGCGCCGACTGGCAAGCCTTCCTGCAGCGCCACGCCGGTGCGCCGATCCCCGAGGATCTCAGCCAGCGACTGGCCGCAGGGGCCTACGGCACGGCGCCGCCGGATGTGCACCTGCTGGCTCACTGCAAAGCCTGGGTGGAGCAGCACCATGTGGCAGCTTGATTACCCCTGGTTGCTATTGATATTGCCGCTGCCGTGGTTGGCCTACCGTTACCTGCCGGCATACCACGAAGCGCGCAGTGCGGTGCGGGTGCCTTTTTTCAGGGGCATGCGCCAGGCCGTCGGTGGCGCATTGTCGGCCCGTGGTAGCGCTGGCAACCGTGGTCAGTTGCTGCTCAACCTGCTGGTCTGGGCCTTGCTGGTGCTGGCCATCGCCCGCCCGGTGTGGGTGGAGAAACCCATCGAACGCCAGCAACCGGTGCGCGACCTGATGCTGGCCATCGATATTTCCCAGTCCATGCAGACCCAGGACTTCACCGACGCCGAGGGTCACAGGATCGACCGCCTGGCCGCCGTCAAACAGGTGGTGCACGGCTTTATCCAGCAACGCCAGGACGACCGCATCGGCCTGATCCTGTTCGGCAGTGGCGCCTACCCTCAGGCGCCGTTGACCCTCGACCACACCAGCCTGTCGCTGTTGTTGGATGACAGCGGCATCGGCATGGCCGGGCCGAACACCGCCATCGGCGACGCGATCGGCCTGGGCCTCAAGCTGCTGGACCAGGCCCATGAGCCGGAAAAAGTACTGATTCTGCTCACTGACGGCAACGACACCAGCAGCGCCATCACCCCGGACCACGCCGCCGACATGGCCGCCGCCAAGGGTGTGATCATCCACACCATCGGTATCGGCGATCCGCAGGCCAGCGGCGAGGCCAAGGTCAACCTCACGGCCTTGCAGGACATTGCCGCCGCCACTGGCGGCCACTATTTCCGTGCCGAAGACCGTGACAGCCTGAACCAGGTCTACGCCACGCTCGACAAAATAACGCCACATCAAGTGAAAACCCTCAGCCACCACCCCAAGCGCGACCTGTTCTGGTGGCCGCTGTGCGCTGCGCTGACACTGTTGGCGCTGTATCACCTGATCGCAGCGCTGTGGCCACATCGGTTGAAACGGGAGCACGCTGATGGACTTCAGTGAGTTCCACTTCCTGCGTCCCGCCTGGCTGTTATTGGCATTGTTTGGCGCCCTGCTGCCACTCGTGTGGCAGCACAGCCGCGACCTTCAGCGCCGCCTGCGAGGCAATATTGCCCCACATCTGTTGCCGCATTTGCTGCTCACGCCCACCGACCCCCACCGCTTGCGCCCCGTGCATCTGGTGAGCGCGCTGCTGATCGTCGGCGGCGTCGCCGCTGCGGGACCGGCCTGGGAACAGGACCGTCCGGACTTCCTGGAAAATCGCGCGCCCTTGATCATCGCAGTGGACCTGTCAACGTCGATGGACACCACCGATGTACCGCCCACGCGCCTGACCGCCGCCAAACACAAACTGCATGACCTGATCCAGCGTCGCCAAAGCGCGCGCACGGCGTTGCTGGTGTACGCCGGCAGCACCCACCTGGTGTTGCCACCGACCGATGACCCAGCCCTGCTCGACACTTTTATCCAGGCACTGGGCACCGACTTGATCAGCAGGACCGGCAAGGATGTGGCTGGCGTTGTCGACCAGGCCAAGCGCCTGCTCGATCAGACACCCGGCACCTTGCTGCTGGTAACCGATGGCGCGGATATCGAGCAACTGCCCTCCCTCAAGGACAGCTCGCTGCAAGTCCTGATCCTGGCCCTCGGCAACAGCCCCACACTCAAACAATTAGCTTCGGCCACCGACGCACCGCTGGGCAGCCTGACCCTGAATGACGATGACCTGGACTGGATCGAACTGCACGCCCAGCAGCATTTCCAGGCCGCCGACGAACAGCAACAGCTGTTGCAGTGGAAGGATGCCGGTTACTGGCTGTGCTGGCCGTTGCTGCTGGTGGCGTTGTTCGGCGTGCGCAAGGGCTGGAGCCTGAACTGGACCGCCGTTGTGCTGCTGGGCCTGTTGCTGGGGCCGACGCAGGCTGAGGCCAATCCGTTTCTGACACCCGACCAGCAAGGCCGCTGGGCCTTCGAACACCACCATTACCCCGAGGCCGCAGCGCTGTTTGTCGATCCTTACTGGAAAGGCATTGCCGCCTATAACGCCGCCGACTACGACCTGGCCCAAACCACCTTTGCCGCCATGAACACCGCGCCCGCCGCGTTTTATCTGGGCAACGTACTGGTGCGCCGCTTCAAGTTCGATGACGCCATCGTTGCCTATCAGCGCGCCTTGCAGCTGCAACCGGACTTTCCCGAAGCCAGCGCCAACCTGGCCCTGGCGATGGCCCTGAAAAAAGACACCGAAAGCGCCGCCAACAACACCCCCGAGGTCAAACCCGACGTAATCAAGTTCGACAAGGCGCCAGGCAAGGGCCAGAGCAAGGCGATCCAGACTGAACAGGCGAACAACGACGCCCTGTGGCTGCAAAACCTGACCACCTCACCGGCGACCTTTCTGCGGCGCAAATTCAGCCTGCAGGATCAGGAGGCGCGGCCATGAATCGCTACGGTTGCGTATTGCTGTTACTGGCCGCGCCGTTGTGCGCCGCCGAGCCGCAATTGCGCGTCAAGGCGCAGTTGGTTCCCGGCGCTTCGGTGATGGTAGGCGAACAGTTGCAAGTGCAGGTCGAGGTACTCACCGACACCTGGTTCACCGCCGCTGCGACGTTGCCGGAGCTGAAAATTCCCGGTGCACGCGTGCAACCTCCGGGGGGCGAAGCCGAACACACCAGCCAGGTGATCGACGGGCAAACCTTCTATGGCTTGCGCTACGCCTACCTGGTCACGCCTATGGCAGCACAACATTTCAGCGTGCCTGCGCTGACGGTCAGCGCCCAGCCGGGCCAGGCCAGCGCGCCGTTGAGCGCGCAGAGTGCACCGTTGAGTTTCGATGCCACCCAGCCACCCGGCTTTGCACCGGGTGAAACGGTGCTGGTCGCCAGCGGCCTACGATTGAGCCAGACCCTCGCGGCCAGCGACCTCAAAGTCGGTGATACGCTGACGCGAACCCTGACCTTGCAAGCCGACAACACGCCGGGGCTGTCCCTGCCACCGCCGACGCTGGCGCCCATCGATGGGCTGCGTCTCTACCCACAGGCGCCCGACATCCGCAATCTGGATGACGGACGCGGCACCGTCACCGGCGGTCAACGCATCGACCACCTGGTGTATCGCGTCACGCAAGGCGGCCATTACACCTTGCCGGCCGTCCAGGTGAAATGGTGGGACAGTCGCAACCATCGCCTGCAAATCGCGCAGGTGCCCGCGCTCGTCTTTGATGCCCAGGCCACCAGTGCCTATACCCCAGCGTTTTCCATCACCGATGACCTGAAAACCCTCGGGCAGCACACACGCTGGCAGCTATCGCGGCATTTGCTTGCAGCTATGGCCGCCGTGGTCGCCCTGACACTGGCGGCCTATCTGATCCGCGCCGTGTGGCCGCGCCTCGGGTCATTGTGGCGAAAGGCATGGCCAGCATTGCGCTGGGCCTGTCGTCAACTACGCTTGCTCCCACTGAACCCTCGTCACGAAAAGGACTTCCCATGACGTCGCTGCGTTCTGCCCTGCCCCTGCTGTTCCTGCTCAGCCTGCCTGTCCTCGCGGCCGACCCACTGCCTTCCTGGAACGAAGGCCCGAATAAACAACAGATCATCGAGTTCGTCCAGGCGGTAACCGCCAAAGGCTCCAAGGACTATGTCAAACCCGCCGAACGCATCGCTGTGTTCGACAACGACGGCACCCTATGGACCGAACAACCGGCGTACTTCGAGGTGCTGTTCGCCTTCGATGAAGTCAAGCGCCTGGCGCCCCAGCACCCCGAGTGGAAAACCACCCAGCCGTTCCAGGCCGTGCTCGAAGGCGATCACAAGGCCCTCGCCGCTGCCGGCATGGACGGCCTGCTGAAAATCATCGGCGCCACCCACACCGGGGTCAGCACCGAGGCCTTCATCGACAATGCCAGGCACTGGCTGAAGCAGGCCCGCCACCCCAAGACCGGCAAGCCGTTCAACCAGATGATCTACCAGCCCATGCTGGAGATGCTCGACTACCTGCGCAGCCAGCAATTCAAGACCTACATCGTCTCCGGTGGCGATACCGCTTTCATGCGCGCCTTCGCCGAAGAGGTGTACGGCGTGCCGCCGGAGCAAGTGATCGGCTCCCGCTTCGTCACCCAATACCAGATCAAGGAGGGCCAGCCCCAAGTGCTGCGCACCGCCAAACTCGCGCACAACGATGACGGCCCGGGCAAGCCGGAAAGCATCGACGCGATGATCGGGCGCCGGCCGATCCTGGCCTTCGGCAACTCCGACGGCGACCTGCAAATGCTGCGGTGGACCGCCGCAGGCCCTGGCAAACGCTTGATGGGCCTGGTGCACCACACCGACGCCCGGCGCGAGTGGGCCTACGACCGCAATGCTCAGGTGGGGCGCCTGGACAAGGCCCTGGACCTGGCCAGGCAACAGAACTGGACCGTGGTGGACATGGCGAGCGACTGGCGTCGTATCTACCCCTTCGATCCGGCTGTGCAAGTGAAGGTGCAATAAGCAAAGACGTCGCGATGGACTGTTAAAAACGTTGGTCGCAGGCAATGCGACTCAAGCCCTACAAAGGAGCAAGTCTTATGACTCGCATACGTAAGTGGCTGCCGAAACTCGCCCTGGTGGCAGTTTCGGTACTCGGCGCCTCGGCATCCGCCTGGGCGGCCGAAAAGCCGAATATCCTGGTGATCTTCGGCGATGACATCGGGCAAACCAATATCAGCGCCTATTCCATGGGCGTGGTGGGCTACAAGACCCCGAACATCGACCGGATCGCCAAAGAAGGCATGATGTTCACCGACTACTACGCGGAGAACAGCTGCACCGCCGGGCGCTCGTCCTTCATCACCGGCCAGACGCCGTTGCGCACGGGCCTGTCGAAGGTGGGCATCCCGGGTGCGCCGGTGGGGTTGCAAAAACGCGATATCACCATTGCCCAGGCGCTCAAGTCACTGGGTTACTCCACCGGGCAATTCGGCAAGAACCACCTAGGTGATCGGGATGAATACCTGCCGACCAACCACGGGTTCGACGAATTCTTCGGCAACCTGTACCACCTCAACGCCGAAGAGGAGCCTGAACGCCCCTATTGGCCCAAGGACGACGCGGACTTCGTCAAGGCCAACACCCCGCGTGGGGTGATCCACAGCTTTGCCGACGGCAAGATCGAAGACACCGGCGCCTTGACCACCAAGCGCATGGAAACCATCGACGACGAAACCACGGCGGCGGCCCAGGCCTTCATCAAGAAGCAAGCCGAAGCCAACAAGCCGTTCTTCGTGTGGATGAACACCACGCGCATGCACCTGTTCACCCACGTGCGTGACTCGATGAAGGGCCAGAGCGGCATGCCCGGCAACGAGT of Pseudomonas azotoformans contains these proteins:
- a CDS encoding transporter family protein, with amino-acid sequence MPLFLGAFASCGVSAATLPNLGSSAAAPKADPETCHRLQQDFDIDLKQVVKAGCDPSTEQIAKLMDNPVGNLVLLFNQFDYSALKGPHSNGTRYLGKYSFMPTFPVSIGEDWNLINRLPVSYVSAPVNAKAGNLAGLSPYGVLTDHDFPSVVNDPFDRTSGFGDLAYVGVFSPKQPIRFANGGKLVWGFGPTAMFPTAEKDVLGTGKYSLGPAFVAAYLGEDWTLGLFPQHWWSVGGDAQRKDVSLTNIQYFIQRAIPGPGQWRVGMTPNITVNWKAEGGNKVNFPIGIGAGRIVNFGKLPVRISGEVQYSVIHADDLISSRWNFRLSFIPVIPTFML
- a CDS encoding AAA family ATPase, with amino-acid sequence MTALNDVTALQASMAESVLGQDQVIRQILIGLLANGHLLLESLPGLAKTRTVKALARHLDAKMSRIQFTPDLLPSDITGAEVLHQVEGQNQIRFQPGPLFGNLILADEINRAPAKVQAALLEAMEERQITVAGASHPLPPLFIVVATQNPIEQEGTYPLPEAQMDRFVMKLLLDYPSADNESQVLRLLREEEQAAAAQAVQGFTLGQDVIFAARQEVSAIQVAPAIDRYLIDLINATRHPADYDADLARWISLGASPRGGIGLDRCARADAWLQGQAFVTPDNVQAVVHPVLRHRLQLSYDAVADGVTADQVLDRLLSKVALPA
- a CDS encoding DUF58 domain-containing protein, whose protein sequence is MNADGFVYVSLGQLMALQFQARDLSFVARQPQGSLLAGNHASRLRGRGLNFDELRRYQPGDDLRHLDWRASLRTGKPVVRTFTEERDRPALIVVDQRMSMFFGSVRSFKSAVAAELGALAAWMVFNAGDRVGGLVFNDQRIDSVAPLRSRKRVEALCSRIAQQNGELAARNPDHEGDDQLDKVLRQCVAVAGHDHLICLVSDFAGAGPHTLQLLQQLSAHNDVVALQVYDPLALNVPSRGQLRVTQGQLQVELAVNQRQVRQPLGDFLGGRLKDVASLLRRSQVPLLMISTALPAAEQLRSELGKRR
- a CDS encoding DUF4381 domain-containing protein codes for the protein MNTHVPSIEQLQELSLPAPVSYWPQTWGWGVLLGVLVLGLLVLAARRWLQWRRDAYRREALAHLDTLADLRELPELLKRVALSMPLSSEEKQRIPTLRGADWQAFLQRHAGAPIPEDLSQRLAAGAYGTAPPDVHLLAHCKAWVEQHHVAA
- a CDS encoding vWA domain-containing protein; protein product: MWQLDYPWLLLILPLPWLAYRYLPAYHEARSAVRVPFFRGMRQAVGGALSARGSAGNRGQLLLNLLVWALLVLAIARPVWVEKPIERQQPVRDLMLAIDISQSMQTQDFTDAEGHRIDRLAAVKQVVHGFIQQRQDDRIGLILFGSGAYPQAPLTLDHTSLSLLLDDSGIGMAGPNTAIGDAIGLGLKLLDQAHEPEKVLILLTDGNDTSSAITPDHAADMAAAKGVIIHTIGIGDPQASGEAKVNLTALQDIAAATGGHYFRAEDRDSLNQVYATLDKITPHQVKTLSHHPKRDLFWWPLCAALTLLALYHLIAALWPHRLKREHADGLQ
- a CDS encoding VWA domain-containing protein — encoded protein: MDFSEFHFLRPAWLLLALFGALLPLVWQHSRDLQRRLRGNIAPHLLPHLLLTPTDPHRLRPVHLVSALLIVGGVAAAGPAWEQDRPDFLENRAPLIIAVDLSTSMDTTDVPPTRLTAAKHKLHDLIQRRQSARTALLVYAGSTHLVLPPTDDPALLDTFIQALGTDLISRTGKDVAGVVDQAKRLLDQTPGTLLLVTDGADIEQLPSLKDSSLQVLILALGNSPTLKQLASATDAPLGSLTLNDDDLDWIELHAQQHFQAADEQQQLLQWKDAGYWLCWPLLLVALFGVRKGWSLNWTAVVLLGLLLGPTQAEANPFLTPDQQGRWAFEHHHYPEAAALFVDPYWKGIAAYNAADYDLAQTTFAAMNTAPAAFYLGNVLVRRFKFDDAIVAYQRALQLQPDFPEASANLALAMALKKDTESAANNTPEVKPDVIKFDKAPGKGQSKAIQTEQANNDALWLQNLTTSPATFLRRKFSLQDQEARP
- a CDS encoding BatD family protein — translated: MNRYGCVLLLLAAPLCAAEPQLRVKAQLVPGASVMVGEQLQVQVEVLTDTWFTAAATLPELKIPGARVQPPGGEAEHTSQVIDGQTFYGLRYAYLVTPMAAQHFSVPALTVSAQPGQASAPLSAQSAPLSFDATQPPGFAPGETVLVASGLRLSQTLAASDLKVGDTLTRTLTLQADNTPGLSLPPPTLAPIDGLRLYPQAPDIRNLDDGRGTVTGGQRIDHLVYRVTQGGHYTLPAVQVKWWDSRNHRLQIAQVPALVFDAQATSAYTPAFSITDDLKTLGQHTRWQLSRHLLAAMAAVVALTLAAYLIRAVWPRLGSLWRKAWPALRWACRQLRLLPLNPRHEKDFP
- a CDS encoding HAD family hydrolase, with translation MTSLRSALPLLFLLSLPVLAADPLPSWNEGPNKQQIIEFVQAVTAKGSKDYVKPAERIAVFDNDGTLWTEQPAYFEVLFAFDEVKRLAPQHPEWKTTQPFQAVLEGDHKALAAAGMDGLLKIIGATHTGVSTEAFIDNARHWLKQARHPKTGKPFNQMIYQPMLEMLDYLRSQQFKTYIVSGGDTAFMRAFAEEVYGVPPEQVIGSRFVTQYQIKEGQPQVLRTAKLAHNDDGPGKPESIDAMIGRRPILAFGNSDGDLQMLRWTAAGPGKRLMGLVHHTDARREWAYDRNAQVGRLDKALDLARQQNWTVVDMASDWRRIYPFDPAVQVKVQ